The DNA sequence CAGCTCAAAAGAATCGAGCACTATTTTTGCCGCTTCCATAACATCTCTACCGACCCCGTCACCAGGCAGCCATGCTATTTTATATTTCATTTTACCCCCTTCAATTTTAAACTTTCTATAAGCCCGCCGCTTTGTATTATTTCATCAAGAAAATCTGGCAGCGGATTTATCTTATAAGTTATACCTTTTGTCTTATTCTCAATCAGCCCTTTGTCGGTGTCTATTTCAACGATGTCTCCCTCATTTAATGTATCCACTTCCTTGCTGTCAAATACGGGCAGTCCCTGATTTATGGCATTCCTGTAGAATATTCTGGCAAATGATTTTGCTACGATGGCCACCACACCTGCATATTTCAGGCATGTAGCCGCCTGCTCCCTGGAAGAGCCGCAGCCAAAATTTTTTCCGGCGGCAATAATCGCACCGTCCTTAACTTTATCCAGAAAGTCGGAATCCAAATCTTCCATGGCGTGTTTTGCCATCTCTTTTGCATCTGTTATCTCAAGGTATC is a window from the Candidatus Thermoplasmatota archaeon genome containing:
- a CDS encoding 3-isopropylmalate dehydratase small subunit, which gives rise to MLVKGRVLKYGNDINTDVIFPGRYLEITDAKEMAKHAMEDLDSDFLDKVKDGAIIAAGKNFGCGSSREQAATCLKYAGVVAIVAKSFARIFYRNAINQGLPVFDSKEVDTLNEGDIVEIDTDKGLIENKTKGITYKINPLPDFLDEIIQSGGLIESLKLKGVK